In one Nicotiana sylvestris chromosome 8, ASM39365v2, whole genome shotgun sequence genomic region, the following are encoded:
- the LOC104219014 gene encoding ras-related protein RABA1f-like, producing the protein MGTYRSEEDYDYLFKVVLIGDSGVGKSNLLSRFTKNEFSQQSKSTIGVEFATRTIHVDDKIIKAQIWDTAGQERYRAITSAYYRGAVGALLVYDITRNVTFENVARWLKELRDHTDQNIVVMLVGNKADLRHLRAVPTEDSKGFAERERTFFMETSALEALNVENAFTEVLTQIYWVVSKKALDAGDDPASLPAGQTINIGNDVSAVKKGGCCSG; encoded by the exons ATGGGAACATACAGATCAGAGGAGGATTACGATTACCTGTTCAAGGTGGTACTCATTGGGGATTCTGGTGTTGGCAAATCCAACTTGCTTTCTCGCTTTACTAAAAACGAATTCAGCCAACAATCTAAGTCCACCATTGGTGTCGAGTTTGCCACCCGAACCATTCATGTCGATGACAAGATTATCAAAGCCCAGATTTGGGACACTGCCGGCCAAGAAAG GTACCGAGCCATCACAAGTGCTTATTATAGAGGAGCAGTTGGTGCTTTACTTGTTTATGATATTACTCGCAATGTAACATTTGAGAACGTAGCAAGATGGCTCAAGGAACTCAGAGATCATACAGACCAGAACATCGTCGTCATGCTAGTCGGGAACAAGGCGGATCTACGCCACCTACGTGCTGTTCCCACTGAGGACTCTAAGGGTTTTGCTGAAAGGGAACGTACTTTCTTCATGGAAACATCTGCTCTTGAGGCACTGAACGTTGAAAACGCCTTCACAGAAGTGCTGACTCAGATTTACTGGGTGGTCAGCAAGAAGGCTCTCGATGCAGGAGACGACCCAGCATCTCTGCCTGCAGGACAAACAATCAATATTGGAAACGATGTATCTGCTGTTAAGAAGGGCGGATGTTGTTCAGGTTGA
- the LOC104219017 gene encoding cyanidin 3-O-galactoside 2''-O-xylosyltransferase FGGT1-like, translating to MEDKKLTFVMYPWYAMGHLTSFLHLSNKLADRGHTIFFIHPTNTLSKLEKFNLYPQLINFISITVPHVEGLPIGAETTSDIPIFKQNLLWQALDLTQQKIESLIQELKPHFILYDFAYWVPLVARKYGVKSIHYCSITPSSVGYLMRGEKPTPEDEMMEPPLGFPPNSSIKLHKYEARLIAALHSIGKESSGSGSGLGSGSGSGSGSVSFTRRLLLAFQDGDVIAFKTTKEIEGPYCEFVENKFKKPVILAGPILPEPIDTSNLEENLSKWLEKFQEKTVIFCAFGSECKLKKEQFQELVLGLELTGLPFFAALKPPFEAETIEDALPEGFKERIEGKGIVHSGWAEQQLILSHPSVGCFVTHCGGNSLSEAMITEGQLVLVPNFGDQFVNARLFGGDLRVGVEVERDEENGLFTRESVCKAIKMVMNDESEEGREIRANRAKWREFLLSKGLEDSYIDAFVQKLQTLL from the coding sequence ATGGAGGACAAGAAGCTAACTTTTGTTATGTATCCATGGTATGCAATGGGCCATCTTACTTCATTTCTTCATCTCTCCAACAAATTAGCTGACAGAGGCCACACAATTTTCTTTATTCATCCTACCAATACACTTTCTAAATTGGAAAAATTCAATCTTTACCCTCAACTCATAAACTTCATATCAATCACAGTTCCACATGTTGAAGGTCTCCCTATTGGAGCTGAAACAACTTCAGACATTCCTATTTTCAAGCAAAATCTACTTTGGCAAGCATTGGATCTTACACAACAAAAGATTGAGTCTTTAATTCAAGAACTCAAACCCCATTTCATTCTTTATGATTTTGCATATTGGGTTCCATTAGTTGCTAGAAAATATGGAGTAAAGTCAATACATTACTGTTCCATTACTCCTTCATCTGTCGGTTATCTTATGCGTGGCGAAAAACCAACTCCAGAGGATGAAATGATGGAACCTCCACTTGGTTTTCCTCCTAATTCATCTATCAAACTTCACAAATATGAAGCTCGTTTAATCGCAGCTCTACATTCGATAGGGAAAGAATCTAGTGGTTCCGGCTCAGGCTTAGGCTCAGGCTCAGGCTCAGGCTCAGGCTCAGTGTCGTTCACACGACGTTTACTTTTGGCTTTTCAAGATGGGGATGTCATTGCATTCAAAACTACTAAGGAAATTGAAGGACCATATTGTGAATTTGTTGAGAATAAGTTCAAGAAACCGGTCATTTTAGCCGGACCAATATTGCCAGAACCAATAGATACTTCAAATCTAGAGGAAAATTTGTCTAAGTGGCTAGAAAAATTCCAAGAAAAGACTGTGATTTTTTGTGCATTTGGTAGTGAATGCAAGCTCAAGAAAGAACAATTCCAAGAACTTGTTTTAGGTCTAGAACTTACTGGTCTTCCATTTTTTGCTGCCTTAAAACCGCCTTTTGAAGCCGAGACAATTGAAGATGCATTACCAGAAGGTTTTAAGGAGAGAATAGAAGGAAAAGGGATTGTTCATTCAGGTTGGGCAGAGCAACAGCTGATCTTATCACACCCTTCTGTGGGATGTTTTGTTACTCATTGTGGTGGAAATTCTTTATCAGAGGCTATGATTACTGAGGGTCAATTGGTTTTAGTCCCAAATTTTGGTGATCAATTCGTTAATGCAAGGTTGTTTGGTGGAGATTTGAGAGTTGGAGTTGAAGTTGAGAGAGATGAAGAGAATGGATTGTTTACTAGAGAAAGTGTTTGTAAGGCCATAAAAATGGTAATGAATGATGAGAGTGAAGAGGGAAGGGAGATAAGAGCGAATCGCGCAAAGTGGAGGGAGTTTTTATTAAGCAAAGGGCTTGAGGATTCTTATATTGATGCTTTTGTTCAAAAGCTACaaactcttctttga